From the genome of Verrucomicrobiia bacterium, one region includes:
- a CDS encoding aminodeoxychorismate/anthranilate synthase component II, translating into MLLVIDNYDSFTYNIVQYLGMMAVDLQIVRNDQITVAQARELHPERLLISPGPCTPQEAGVSNEILRALGPTIPTLGVCLGHQCIGHVFGANVVVNHQMMHGKTSLIQHHGKELFAGMPNPFPATRYHSLIIERASLPDCLEVTAETDAGEIMGVRHKEFPIWGVQFHPESILTENGADIFRNFLKLK; encoded by the coding sequence ATGTTGCTGGTCATTGATAACTACGACTCGTTCACCTACAACATCGTGCAATACCTCGGCATGATGGCGGTGGACCTGCAGATTGTCCGCAACGACCAGATCACCGTGGCGCAGGCCCGGGAGCTGCATCCGGAGCGTCTGCTCATTTCTCCCGGCCCCTGCACGCCCCAGGAAGCGGGCGTTTCCAATGAAATTCTGCGCGCCTTGGGCCCGACCATTCCCACGCTCGGAGTCTGTCTCGGACATCAATGTATCGGCCACGTCTTTGGGGCCAACGTCGTGGTCAACCACCAGATGATGCACGGCAAAACTTCGCTCATTCAGCACCACGGAAAAGAACTGTTCGCCGGAATGCCCAACCCCTTCCCAGCCACGCGATATCACTCTCTGATCATTGAGCGAGCGTCGTTGCCTGATTGCCTGGAGGTCACGGCGGAAACCGACGCCGGTGAAATCATGGGCGTGCGTCACAAGGAATTTCCCATCTGGGGCGTGCAGTTTCACCCCGAAAGTATTCTCACCGAAAACGGGGCCGACATTTTTCGCAATTTCCTGAAACTGAAATAA
- a CDS encoding arylsulfatase, which produces MSPRKIGLALFGIVALIGLSSWGAPRPNILLILTDDMGFSDLGCYGSEIATPNLDRLAAEGLRFTQFYNTARCWSSRGCLMTGYYAQAIRRDTLPDIPSGGNGKRPRWAALVSEFLQAAGYRCYHSGKWHIDGEPRQNGFHRSYEVRNENNNFRPGTDVEDGRPVPPAENYYSATAFADHAIKCLKEHAANYANQPFFAYLCFITPHFPLQAPAADVAKYAHTYDAGWNVMSQRRYERMTTLGLVHHALPPMQRDVGPPYYFPEALRQLGEGEINRPFPWSELTPVQQKFQAAKMSVHAAMVDRIDQEIGRVLKQLQAMGAYENTLILFASDNGASAEIMVRGDGHDPAAPPGSAQSFLCLGPGWSSACNTPFRLHKTWVHEGGIATPLIAHWPAGINARGELRTTPAHFIDVVPTLLEVAQTEKPKMIHNLPVPPAPGKSLVSGFAKDGSVTHDQLWWLHEDNRAIRVGDWKLVSTKGPWELYDLANDRGEAHNLAGQHPEKVKELAALWQAQTAQIRELALTDLPPPAESAPPKSSR; this is translated from the coding sequence ATGTCGCCGCGCAAAATTGGGTTGGCCCTTTTCGGAATCGTCGCCTTGATCGGATTGAGTTCCTGGGGCGCGCCCCGGCCGAACATTCTGCTGATCCTGACGGATGACATGGGCTTTTCCGATCTCGGTTGTTATGGCAGCGAGATTGCCACGCCGAACCTGGATCGGCTCGCAGCCGAAGGACTACGCTTCACTCAATTTTACAATACCGCTCGCTGCTGGTCGTCGCGCGGCTGCCTGATGACCGGCTATTACGCGCAGGCCATTCGGCGGGACACGCTGCCGGACATCCCCAGCGGCGGCAACGGTAAACGCCCCCGCTGGGCGGCGCTGGTCAGCGAATTTCTGCAAGCTGCCGGGTATCGCTGCTATCATTCCGGCAAATGGCACATTGACGGAGAGCCGCGACAAAACGGCTTTCATCGCAGCTACGAGGTGCGGAATGAGAATAACAACTTTCGGCCCGGCACCGACGTGGAAGACGGTCGCCCGGTGCCGCCGGCGGAAAACTATTATTCCGCCACCGCGTTTGCGGATCACGCCATCAAATGCCTGAAAGAACACGCGGCCAATTATGCGAACCAACCTTTCTTTGCCTACCTGTGCTTCATCACGCCGCATTTCCCGTTGCAAGCGCCCGCCGCCGATGTTGCGAAATATGCGCACACTTACGACGCCGGTTGGAACGTGATGTCGCAACGGCGCTACGAGCGGATGACGACTCTGGGGCTGGTGCATCACGCCCTGCCGCCGATGCAGCGCGACGTCGGGCCGCCGTATTATTTTCCCGAAGCGTTGCGGCAACTGGGCGAGGGAGAAATCAATCGGCCGTTTCCGTGGAGTGAACTGACGCCGGTTCAACAAAAATTTCAAGCCGCCAAAATGTCGGTTCACGCCGCGATGGTGGACCGGATTGATCAGGAGATCGGGCGCGTGCTGAAACAACTTCAAGCCATGGGCGCTTACGAAAACACGTTGATCCTCTTCGCCTCCGACAACGGCGCGAGCGCGGAAATCATGGTGCGCGGCGACGGGCACGATCCCGCCGCGCCACCCGGTTCGGCTCAATCCTTTCTTTGCCTGGGACCGGGCTGGTCGAGCGCCTGCAACACACCGTTTCGTCTGCACAAAACCTGGGTGCATGAAGGCGGGATCGCCACCCCGTTAATTGCGCATTGGCCGGCAGGTATCAACGCACGCGGCGAATTGCGCACTACTCCCGCCCACTTCATTGACGTGGTGCCAACCCTGCTGGAAGTCGCGCAAACCGAAAAACCGAAAATGATTCACAACCTCCCCGTCCCGCCCGCTCCCGGAAAAAGTTTGGTCAGCGGGTTTGCCAAAGACGGCAGCGTCACGCACGACCAGCTTTGGTGGTTGCACGAGGATAATCGCGCGATCCGCGTCGGCGATTGGAAACTCGTCTCCACCAAAGGCCCGTGGGAATTGTATGACCTCGCCAACGACCGCGGCGAAGCGCATAACCTGGCGGGTCAACATCCTGAAAAAGTGAAGGAACTGGCGGCGCTTTGGCAGGCACAGACAGCGCAGATTCGGGAGCTGGCCCTCACCGATTTACCACCGCCAGCGGAAAGCGCGCCCCCCAAGAGTTCGAGGTGA